In Candidatus Margulisiibacteriota bacterium, a single genomic region encodes these proteins:
- a CDS encoding radical SAM protein — translation MQTIERKSLLYQTEVEYGDFTINHVQNCSHGCKYPCYAMLMAKRFGKIKSYAEWLEPKLVANTLELLDKEIPKQKDKIKFVHLCFSTDPFMYKYPEICAMSYKIIEKLNQNGLRCTALTKGLLPSELTNLSKENEFGITLITIQDKYRKIYEPGAAPMANRIERLRKLHEAGIKTWVSIEPYPTPNIIEQDFNGILDAVSFVDKIIFGRLNYNPLVSQYKEYQDFFNDLSYRVINFCKRNGKKWHIKEGTCLAKVIKEKELIFA, via the coding sequence ATGCAAACGATTGAAAGAAAATCTTTGCTTTACCAGACAGAAGTCGAATACGGTGATTTCACGATTAACCATGTGCAAAATTGTTCCCACGGCTGCAAATATCCCTGTTATGCAATGTTGATGGCCAAAAGATTTGGCAAAATAAAATCTTATGCGGAGTGGCTCGAGCCCAAATTGGTAGCAAATACGCTCGAATTACTAGATAAAGAAATACCAAAACAGAAAGATAAAATAAAATTTGTCCACCTTTGTTTTTCTACCGATCCTTTTATGTATAAATATCCAGAGATTTGCGCTATGTCTTATAAAATTATTGAGAAATTAAATCAAAACGGCCTGCGCTGCACGGCCTTGACAAAAGGATTACTGCCAAGCGAATTAACAAACTTGAGCAAGGAAAATGAGTTTGGAATTACGCTGATTACCATACAAGACAAATATAGAAAAATATACGAACCGGGCGCGGCGCCAATGGCTAACCGGATTGAGCGATTACGCAAACTGCACGAAGCCGGAATAAAAACCTGGGTCAGTATCGAACCGTATCCAACACCTAATATCATCGAGCAAGACTTTAACGGAATTTTAGATGCGGTTTCATTTGTGGATAAAATAATTTTTGGCAGGCTTAATTATAATCCGTTGGTCTCTCAATATAAAGAATACCAGGATTTCTTTAACGATTTAAGCTATCGGGTAATAAATTTTTGTAAACGGAACGGCAAAAAATGGCATATCAAAGAAGGCACTTGCCTGGCAAAAGTCATTAAAGAAAAAGAATTAATTTTTGCTTAA
- the flhA gene encoding flagellar biosynthesis protein FlhA — MVATTTTDQPKVGGLRDLFRGGDLGVLAALVLIIAMMMIPLPTWLLDILLVFSISIGIIMLLISMFLQKALDLLSFPSIVLVVTLFRLALNISSTRLILSQGKAFNGQVILAFANFVTGGNFVVGGVIFVIITLVNFIVITKGAERVAEVAARFTLDAMPGKQMSIDADLNAGLIDGDMAKKRREDLSKESSFFGAMDGANKFVRGDAIAGIVILLVEMLGGLIIGVMQQGLEMAEAANLFFKLTIGDGLTSQVPALLMSIATGLVVTKSASADSLGADLMSQLGNQPRAFAFASVVLGLFGVVPGLPTVPFLVLSGLLGIVAFSIMRSKAKAEMAELGRALGTSGEDAAKEAMKKPESLLSTLTLDPIALKTGRNLVPLIDPSQDGPLLERITLIRYHIGQELGFVIPGVRVMDDLSLPPNEYVVEIRGTKISNGVALVNYHYVPMSMQELSAKNITAEETVDPVTKLPGAWVVDDFLPQLQEAGITVLSPVDYIANHFTEVVKQHADEIMTRQNVQSLLELVKNTNAAIVRELVPDMLSLGQVHKVLQLLVKERISIRDLSTILERLADYAHVSRDTSLLAEYVRQALARQICSQYADKDDTLTVLTIDPRLEETMIGSLHHSEYGSFLAIDPSVGEKILGQLQEYMPYFKKINSPVIVLCSPRLRPHFKRFTERNYPNIVVLSYNEIVPQIKVQSIGILSVDEY, encoded by the coding sequence TTGGTAGCAACGACAACAACCGATCAGCCCAAAGTCGGCGGCTTGCGCGATCTCTTCCGCGGCGGCGACCTGGGTGTTTTAGCGGCGCTGGTTTTAATTATCGCAATGATGATGATACCTCTGCCGACCTGGCTGCTGGATATTCTGCTGGTTTTTTCTATCTCGATCGGCATTATAATGCTGCTGATCTCTATGTTTTTGCAGAAAGCGCTGGACCTGCTGTCTTTCCCGTCTATCGTGCTGGTCGTCACGCTTTTTCGTCTGGCCTTGAATATTTCCTCGACACGGCTGATCTTGAGCCAGGGCAAGGCTTTTAACGGGCAGGTCATTCTGGCTTTTGCCAACTTTGTGACCGGCGGCAATTTCGTGGTCGGCGGCGTGATTTTCGTCATTATCACACTGGTCAATTTTATTGTGATCACCAAAGGCGCCGAGCGGGTCGCGGAAGTGGCCGCGCGCTTCACGCTGGACGCCATGCCCGGCAAGCAAATGTCGATCGACGCGGATTTGAACGCCGGTCTGATCGACGGCGATATGGCCAAAAAACGCCGCGAGGATCTGTCCAAAGAATCTTCGTTTTTTGGCGCGATGGACGGCGCGAATAAATTTGTGCGCGGCGACGCGATCGCCGGCATCGTGATTTTGCTGGTGGAAATGCTGGGCGGTTTGATAATCGGCGTGATGCAGCAGGGGCTGGAAATGGCGGAAGCAGCCAACCTGTTTTTTAAATTAACGATCGGCGACGGTTTGACCAGTCAGGTGCCGGCGCTGCTGATGTCTATCGCCACCGGTTTGGTCGTGACCAAATCCGCTTCGGCTGATTCACTGGGCGCGGATTTGATGAGCCAGCTGGGCAATCAGCCGCGGGCTTTTGCTTTTGCGTCGGTGGTGCTAGGGCTTTTCGGCGTGGTGCCCGGATTGCCGACCGTGCCTTTTCTAGTACTTTCCGGACTACTCGGCATCGTGGCTTTTTCGATCATGCGTTCCAAAGCCAAAGCGGAAATGGCCGAACTGGGGCGCGCTCTGGGCACCAGCGGCGAGGATGCGGCCAAAGAAGCAATGAAAAAACCGGAAAGTTTGCTGAGCACGCTGACGCTGGATCCGATCGCGCTGAAGACCGGCCGCAATTTGGTACCGCTGATCGACCCCAGCCAGGACGGCCCGTTGCTGGAGAGGATCACGCTTATCCGTTATCACATCGGCCAGGAATTGGGTTTTGTGATCCCGGGTGTGCGCGTCATGGATGACCTCTCGCTGCCGCCCAATGAATATGTTGTGGAGATCCGCGGCACGAAAATTTCCAACGGGGTGGCGCTGGTTAATTATCATTATGTGCCGATGTCCATGCAGGAATTGTCGGCCAAAAATATTACCGCTGAGGAAACCGTTGATCCGGTGACCAAACTGCCCGGCGCCTGGGTGGTCGATGATTTTCTACCGCAGCTGCAGGAAGCGGGCATTACAGTCCTGTCGCCGGTAGACTACATCGCCAATCATTTCACCGAAGTGGTGAAGCAGCATGCCGACGAGATCATGACCCGCCAGAATGTGCAGTCGCTGCTGGAGCTGGTCAAAAACACCAACGCGGCGATCGTGCGTGAATTGGTGCCGGATATGCTTTCGCTCGGTCAGGTGCACAAAGTTTTACAGCTGCTCGTCAAGGAAAGAATTTCCATCCGCGACCTGTCCACGATATTGGAAAGACTGGCGGATTATGCGCATGTCTCGCGCGATACCAGTCTGCTGGCTGAGTATGTGCGGCAGGCTTTGGCGCGGCAGATCTGCTCGCAGTACGCGGACAAAGACGACACCCTGACCGTGCTGACGATCGACCCGCGTTTAGAGGAAACAATGATCGGCTCGCTGCATCACTCCGAATACGGCTCGTTTTTGGCGATCGATCCGTCGGTCGGCGAAAAGATACTTGGCCAGCTGCAGGAATATATGCCGTATTTTAAAAAGATCAATAGTCCGGTCATCGTGCTGTGCTCGCCGCGCCTGCGCCCGCATTTTAAGCGGTTTACCGAGCGCAATTATCCGAATATTGTGGTGCTTTCCTACAATGAGATCGTGCCGCAGATCAAAGTGCAGTCTATCGGCATACTCTCGGTCGATGAATATTGA
- the flhB gene encoding flagellar biosynthesis protein FlhB, whose amino-acid sequence MGEESGDKTEEPTPHKLQELRKKGQVAHSKEISTAVLLIVAYRVFAGQAETIWYRLLSFAQEMFRQIPTARDLNLGMFTGLFSYGVITILMSILVLLAVIFATTIIVNMIQTQFLFSGESMKPDLNKLNPMSGLKRIFSLKGLIQTLITLVKILLVGYVTFSIILKHIGTVINAMVLDPFTIMVFTGQMVMEIATKVGWLYIVIAALDYFYQRYEFNKNAKMTKHEVKEEYKRLEGDPTIKQAQRQKQREMSQRRQKGSVPGADVVVTNPVHLACAIRYKADVDKAPLLLAKGRRIFAQEIKDIAEEHYVPIVENETLARQIYDTTEIGDELPAELYRAVAEVLAFVYKLGRNKGKNKYKPTVDNK is encoded by the coding sequence GTGGGCGAAGAGTCGGGAGATAAAACAGAGGAGCCCACGCCCCATAAATTGCAGGAGCTGCGCAAAAAAGGGCAGGTCGCCCATTCCAAAGAGATTTCCACCGCCGTTCTGCTGATCGTTGCTTACCGTGTTTTTGCCGGACAGGCCGAGACTATCTGGTACCGGCTGCTGTCTTTTGCGCAGGAAATGTTCCGCCAGATCCCGACCGCCCGCGATCTCAATCTCGGCATGTTTACCGGCCTTTTTTCCTACGGCGTGATCACGATCCTCATGAGCATTTTGGTTTTGCTGGCGGTTATTTTTGCGACAACCATAATCGTCAATATGATCCAGACGCAATTTTTGTTTTCCGGCGAGTCCATGAAACCCGATCTCAATAAACTTAATCCCATGAGCGGCTTGAAAAGAATTTTTTCGCTCAAAGGCCTGATCCAGACCTTGATCACGCTGGTCAAAATTCTTTTGGTCGGCTATGTGACTTTTTCGATCATCTTGAAACATATCGGCACGGTTATCAATGCCATGGTGCTGGATCCCTTTACCATTATGGTTTTTACCGGCCAAATGGTCATGGAGATCGCCACAAAAGTCGGCTGGCTGTACATTGTTATCGCCGCGCTGGATTATTTTTACCAGAGGTACGAATTCAATAAAAATGCCAAAATGACCAAACATGAGGTCAAAGAGGAATACAAGCGTTTGGAGGGTGATCCGACGATCAAGCAGGCGCAGCGGCAGAAACAGCGTGAGATGTCGCAGCGGCGTCAAAAAGGCTCGGTGCCGGGCGCTGATGTAGTCGTGACCAATCCGGTGCATCTGGCCTGCGCGATCCGCTACAAGGCTGATGTGGATAAAGCGCCGCTGCTGCTGGCGAAAGGCCGGCGCATCTTCGCGCAGGAGATCAAAGATATTGCCGAAGAACATTATGTGCCGATCGTGGAAAACGAGACGCTGGCGCGGCAGATCTACGATACCACCGAGATCGGCGACGAGCTGCCAGCGGAACTCTACCGCGCGGTGGCGGAAGTTTTGGCTTTTGTCTACAAGCTTGGCCGCAATAAAGGCAAAAACAAATACAAACCGACAGTGGATAACAAATAG
- the rpmE gene encoding 50S ribosomal protein L31, protein MQKGIHPDYHEVMATCACGAQFKTGSTLKEIRVDICSACHPLFTGKQKILDTEGRVDKFMKKLAAAKKASKKK, encoded by the coding sequence ATGCAAAAGGGCATTCATCCTGATTATCATGAGGTTATGGCTACCTGCGCCTGCGGCGCGCAGTTTAAGACCGGCTCGACACTGAAAGAAATCCGCGTGGATATTTGTTCGGCCTGCCATCCGCTTTTCACCGGCAAGCAAAAGATTTTGGATACGGAGGGCCGCGTGGATAAATTTATGAAAAAGCTGGCCGCCGCCAAAAAAGCAAGCAAGAAGAAATAA